The window GGGCTCCGGTTCCCTGAAACAAACACTGTTAAACGTCTCTCACTTTGACCTTCAGGTGAATAAATCTGTCTCCGTACCTTCTGAATGGCCTCAAAGTAAGGAACAAAGAGGTCCGTGTCATAGTTGGACATCTTGTTCTGGAGGACAGACACCAGACGTTCCAGACCCATCCCTGTGTCGATGCTCTTCTTGGGAAGCGGCTTCAGCTCCGTCTCAGACTCTCTGATGAGCAGGAACAAGAAGATACTCCTCCATAAACATGATTCTGTTCCCAAATGAAGCTCCTGCAGACCTGGAGCCGTTACCTGTTGAACTGGATGAACACCAGGTTCCAGATCTCCAGAACGTTGGGATCATCCATGTTCACCAGATGGGAGGCGTCTCTTCCTCCGATCCGATCGTAGTGGATCTCACTGCAGGGACCACAGGGACCGGTGTCTCCCATCTCCCAAAAGTTATCCTTCATGCTTCCTGGCAGGATGCGGTCCTCCTCGACCCTGAGCAAcaaagcacacacgcacactttgTAGGATTTCCTCTCTAAAGACCACAAGATACCTGGAAAGGTGTAAAGTAGAGCAggaggagatggtggaccatgaaGGAAGTCCTACTGAAGCAGCGCGGGTCAGAATTCCTCCAGAACCGGACCGATGAGGTCTAACGTGTTAACGTCACTGCTGGATGTTTGAGTTTTAAGTGAAAACGACGGAACCTTCCTACCAGGTGACATCTGATCTGAATTGCTTTTCCAGACTCACCCGAGGTCCATCCAGATCTGCTTACACTCCAGGTCGGGCTCCAGGCCGGCGTCGGAGTTTCCCCCGAAGTAGGTGACATACAGTCGGTCTATGGAGATGCCGAACTCCTGAGTTAGCAGCTCCAGAGCCATCTTACACGCCAGTTGCTGCAGAGACAAGGCAaatcttaaaggtgcattatgaagAACATTGCTGCAACAAACGCTTATTTGGATCATCGATGAATCGGACTAAACGGGAAAATGTAAAAATCGCtaggaaaacatttttttctcttcttcctttactttaacagaacataaatagaaaactgttccaATAACGTGCAAAACAACATGCTCTCTCCTAAATGTATCcataattaaactatgatcagtaaaatCATGTATTTCATTGACATGTTCAgtattaagcaactggaaatactaataacatttcatttctactgcttaaaatgtaatggtgacataTCTATTGCGTATGGGTtaacaataatccagtttaaattatgtttgcagatagaagcgtttgtgaattaaatgctacagtggcttgccgtaTACCTTCAGAGGGTTGGACAGAGCAGACTCGAAGCAGTAACCTGGCTGCAGCAGCGCCGGTTCTGCTCCGTAGCGCTGCAGAACACTAATGAACACGATAATGGGACTTTTTTCACCTGTCGAGTTTAGAtgttcttaagcctgattcatgcttctccgtcagctccaaaatgGAGAGACACTCACGCATGGACGGACagagatgttttgccctcatgcttctccgtctcctggggagtgttgcaaagcaattccccgccaggacaacagagggcgtagcgctgttcggtggtatcctgtcatgtatcggtccaagatagtgtgtttgtattgtgtttttttgtttataagagactttttaaaaagggacaaatttgtctctcatcctcctccacctcttcatgcgctcgccatctctaaacccacgtttcctgtcatttccgtccacaaataaaacgcctgctgcgcattcatatttttagagttttttcgcgagctattcttcaagcttctccgtgtctgtcgttagttatcctcggctctctatgtttttgagggtgcaatggtggcggtgtagacgacagcggtgccctggccaatcacaagcttgcgttctccatctcgacggacggatgtttagaaaagagagctcgactctgtacgtccttgcggggctctccagcaggcctgcaaggacggataatggcgttgcgtgtctccacgcagacgcagaagcatgaatcaggctttagtttcacaaccatcgtgttttttctgaacccgcttgatcGTGAGCCTACTACCCGCTAGAATTAGCTAACCTGCTTGCAGTTACACTTTGGATACCAAACTTCGGACTGCTTCtgcgtctttgctggtttctctgttttcctccacagcacctggtTTTAGCACAGCGTGTGCCGGTAAAAGGCATCTTCCTTACACAATAATCACACGTGCGACATAAATGTGTCTCTGGTTCTGATCTGCCTCGGTCTGCTCTGCTGCCGCATCAGATGAGCTGCACGCATTGACTTTACATAAAGGTTGCACAACATGACAAAAAAGTTGCACAACCAAACGAATAGATGACGAAAAGTGTCGCCAACGCATTTCTTCATCGAATTTTatcgatttgttgttgcagccctaatgtagaaatgaagtaaaaatgacatcatgtggtaaAATATAGttcctgcaaccactttaaacaactttgGTGCTTTTTGCGAGCAGTCAATTGTCGGCGTTGCtgcattaagcttggtttatgcttgacgcgtccgcgaggtttgcacggctccgcgcggcaaaattgcgtcattttaacaaccacgcccctccacctggcccaaactttccgcaccgcgcacctaggaaattttctaaccacgcggacgatcggacgcggaaaaacatggcggaccggcaagaactagtatggcagaggttggtaaatacagacatttgtatgattcagctctcaaagatcaccgtgatcaacatgttgttaataattcttggagagaaatagctcgcactgtcggaaaagccgaggacgctgttaaaatgctggaatgccatgttgtaaacaacagtaatttttacttctactatggtgtagtgttggatgcatgccgtagagctccatgctgccccctatagtttgggagaatattggctcaccgcagagacaagccacatgaaccataaacgctgcaagttgtgaagcgcgttccatccgcgagccgcatcaccgcgcgttaagtaaatgcgtcaagcataaaccaagctttagctcaCAAGAGACAcgacacccccacactcactgatggtaaacagttacgtccctccttctttGTTTTGAAAGGCAAAAAACTGAAaatccagcagccagctggatatgaaatatgtttcagtttaaccttccttccaaaacgaCTCAAAgatcagactcttttgggattttctcactgtaaaattatcactatattcttacatactgcacctttaacaaaaaacaacaacaaacaaatctAATTTGACCAAAAAAACAACTAAAGTATTTTACCTTAAAATAGTCCCCAAAGGACCAGGACCCCAGCATCTCAAAGAAGGTGTGGTGGTACACGTCTTTGCCCACATCGTCCAGGTCGTTGTGTTTCCCTCCGGCACGGATGCACTTCTGAGTGTTGGCAGCACGGCGCAGCTTGGCCATGGGGTGGGAGGGATCGATGGTATTCAGGAAGATTGGCTTGAACTGAAAGAAAAAGATGCAGAGTCAAAAACACATGCTACTTGTTTTTGAGAAAATCTGAAACTGTGGGTGAAAATGTTAGCAAGTGGGAAGAAAGGAGCTAAAGCTGGTTTACGGCGAGTACCTGGTTCATGCCGGCGTTGGCGAACAGCAGCGTGGGGTCATCCAGCGGGATGGTGGATGAGGAGTGGACATACTGGTGCTCATATCGGACGAAAAAGTCAATAAACTTCTGGCGAATTTGAGCTGCACTTAAGGTCGAGTCCATTCTGAATCAGCTCTCTGCACAAAAACCCAAATTCAGATTAAACAGGAAGCTCGGCGGCAAGGTTCAGGCTCCAAGAATCCTTCTGGCTGAACTATTTTTGTTTTCAACAGCCAAAAGATTCATTCAATTCAGTTTACATAATGCCAAttcacaagagttgtctcaaggcacttcacaaagtaaacattatcAGACCtacgtaaaaagtttcctataaaagtaacccagcaggtcgcatcgagtcactgactagtgtcagagtcttaacAGCAATCCCCACTTTTTAGTTTTGTGTTACAAAAATAGAACAAAACTTTAACAGGAATGGAAGAATCAGGAACGCACTTTCCTCTCACTCGCTCATTTTAGACTAAATGAGAAttttaatttttacttgttttcacGTCTATGTGTGTGCACCATTTTTATCAGAGGAGATTTCTGACAGATGATTGCACAGAAACCAGTGTGACCCAGGAACTTCACCGAGAGAAGCTGCATGGTAATAACCTGTTCTCTATCCAGTTCTCCTGCCTGTCTTCTGCTCCAACAGCAGCTTATTAAACTTGTGAGACGTAAAAGATTTAATCCGGCATTCAGTTCAAACCACACCCAGAAGAACGATCCCAAACAGCTCAGAGAGACGATCTGTTCAGTAACATCTGGGGGACAATACCATTCATCGTGAATTACAGTTTTGCTCCGCTGGAACGGTGTCCAAAGTGTAGTCTGTCGGCCATTTGCAGCTTCGAGTAAATTTGTGCAGCTCTGCACAAAACTAGAGTTCAGGAAGGTTTGAATGTTGTCCTCCGACACAAGATGTTGATGCAGATTAGGgccgcacgatattaggaaaacctgtgatatgcGACAACAGTGATTAACATTACGATGACAATAATACTTGAAACAAATAAAattttaactcaggaacaaaaatgatcaaaaacaaagaaataaaaaaatgacaaggcgatgtcttgctaggccaggcgccttaattacgaggacacggtccttccttggtcaaagaaaacggttaaatgaaacagacttgcatcacgtgaccacggcttctacggcggtcacgtaacgtcacgtgacacgggagataacattagattttatatgtattagtttcaatataaatatataacgagacttttactttttaaattgtgtatatgtttattaaatcaaatatataagtgagttactacccgctagccaccgaagctgcaactactaagcaactaaccaaccatagataacttctttggatctaaaaaaaaaacatttaaaattagctgacttacttttaaataggactgcacgatattaggaaaacctgcgatatgcgatgacagtgattaatattgcgatgacgatattacttgccatAAATAAAatcttaattcaattcaatttttatttatatagcgccaaatcacgacaagagtcatctcacttcacatagtaaacattccaattcaggtcagttcattaagccaatcagaataatgtttcctatataaggaacccagcaaattgcatcaagtcactgactagtgtcaggcattttacagcaatcctcatgctaagcaagcataaagcaacagtggagaggaaaactcccttttaacaggaagaaacctccagaggatcctggctcagcataagcagccatcctccacgactcactggggatcgagaagacagagcaggcgcgcGCGCGgcagcatctaacctatgagaacccacccaattgaccaaaagggtgaagagctctatttgattagttaaaaaaaaatcatgcttcCGTCTGAtgaacagaatgcattatgtgtagcaaacatttgagctgactattcattgcgatatttatctgttctttgcgatatgcatattgagtgtgctgatatcgcgataacgatatattagcgatatattgtgcagccctaatgcaGATTGATGCTTTTTAACATTTATATGTAGAGTTGTACTAATGTGAGGCTTAACCAAAAATACTGatgaattaaaaatatattttaaagttaaaagctcgATCCAGACTGGGtctaaaaaacacaataaaaatactTAAAAGAGAAAATCAATTAAGTAAAAAAAGACCCTTGAGTGAATAAAAGTGACATCTTCaggttttatattttacttgttacaaCATAAAAGATGATGAAGTGATCTCCTGAGTGTTTGCACTTGGGAACATGACAGCAGGGCTTCACAAGTCCCATCCTCACAACCAAATCCCATGTTTATGATGGGATGGAACTTTATGTCCAGTCTGGTCTTCAACCAAATTATCCCAAAAAAGCGGAAGTAGGAAAACAGGGAAAACTTATGCAggatttttttccctttttcattGGGCAGAAAAACTGAAACACTGAAGGAAGAGAATTAAGCCAAGAGTCCATCTGAACGGGTTCCTCAAACCACTCCCCACCTGTGATGTTAATGCAGGAAATCCGATTAAATAAATTCCTGACAGGGATGTAATATGGGGCGAATCCTTTTAATCGTCGTAAAGCTAATTTCTGAGGTTGTAACACAAGTAGAAACAGATTTTAAATGCCGGGCTGACACAAGCTTGACATGTTAGCAAGCTAACATCCTAGCCGGTCAAGCTACCTTTTTTGTTTTGGCTACGTTGTAGAATTCAGAGCACAACTGTGACAGGTAACCTACTCAGGTAAACGGTTTGCTGACCAATTTATACCTAAACACGTAGGTGCAGGATAAAACTCGCAGAAGTGGCTGTTCTCACAGAATGAATCAGTTTCAGCTCCTCGCTGCGCCGCCTCGATCCACGCTGCTCGGACAGAAGGAAAGCGTAGAAGAAGAGAACATGCCCATAGATACTGGCCATTGGTCCAGACACAGATGTACGTCATCAAGCGTCCAATCCTATTGGATAACATCACTGTCAGTCTTGACCAAGCCCGCCACATCAGGTACAATCTTTTACTGCTCTGGCTGATGCAATGAAAAAGACGCAGGTGCCAACAGTCTTTTTCTTTTACTAACGTGTAAAACATGTGATGGTTATAATGTTTAGCCTCAATAAATGAGGAAAACATTCAACACAGTCTTTTGATGGTTTTCCGAACTTTAATATTTTTTGTGTTGACGTTTTGCGCTGCGCAAGTATGTGCGCAAGGCACATCTATGATTCAATTTGCCTTTAATTTAGACATTCGCACTAATTTATTACATAGCGTTTTTTAAATGCAACGTAGTAAAATAATGAGTTAACGCTGCTGTGTATGAACGACTTTCTACAGGTAAAAATGTCTTTGGCCGCCTCACTAAAACTTAATACGTGTCAGAATTGTGTAAGTTTGAAAATAAAGTTATTTAAAACCAATGAGAAGGACATTTTGGATTTGTTAGTTATagccatatgtatgtatataaatacatatatgtttatatatacataGTATGGTTGTTGCGGTACATCCAGCAAATTCAACATTACAAAGCAGTGAATTGTCTTGCAGGTTTTTAATCTTTGGTTGCTGGGTAACTGTCGCCCTCTTCTGGCTAACACCTGTCATTACCACAAATGAAGTGTTAGCAAAGAAATAATTAAACCTACaccattttttacttttacaTATATTTGAATTTATTAAATGAAGTAATAATTATACAACGATACCGTGTCTTCTGATGAAAAGatcttaaataaaaaatataaatatcaaTATTTAGTCATAGAAAATATGTCTCAAGTGTGACTgaattatttttatgtttatgtatttagcagacgcttttgtccaaagcgacttacaggtgaaaatcaagccagcaggttacccttgaggctaacagTAAACACTATGCAGCCAATCCTGTTGTTAGACGGTATGTAAATCTCTTATGTATTTACTATTAAGAACTTTGTCCAACATTGTCCTTTTTAATAACATGAATCCAAAGTGAATAGAGTCATTTATTAatcagaattttattttgaaattttaatacATTTCTGGGCTTTAATAAACTGCAAGGTAACTATAACATTATTGACTGGTATAGTGTGTGACTTAAATACTTTTAAAATACAACAACAGTTTGTTGCATCGCTTTAAActacataagaaaaaaaaagctgatgAAACATTGCGGAACACAGTAGGAACTAAAATTTGAGGGAACTTTTCCGGAACACAGTAGGAACTAAAATTTGAGGGAACTTTTCCGGAACACAGTAGGAACTAAAATTTGAGGGAACTTTTCCACTCCCGTTGTAGTTCTTTGGGGACACATTTATGAGCGATCCACTTCCGCATGCACCATGCCGACAGATACGAAGCGGGTTCGTGGTCCGGACGTTTCTCAGAGCCCCGTGCTGCTCGGGTACAAACCCGCTGCGGTTCTAGCCTCGCGTGGGCCCCGAGAAGACGGTCGGCAGCGGGACCAAGTTGACGTCCGGCCGGTCTTCGTCCGCTGCGGCCTGGTGAGTCAAGCTAAAGGTTCCGCTTACATCGAAGCTGGAAACACGAAGCTGATCAGCTGCGTTTACGGACCCCGAGAAACCGATCGGAAAGACGAGACCGATATGAAAAGTGGGAGGTACGCTGCTTTATCACAATCacgttttctgctcgacaggttcAGCCTGATTGTTCATGTGTTCGAAAGTGAAGTTCGAGTGTTTTTTGTGATCATCAAACCTTCCCATTGGTAGAAAGAGCAAATGTTCTGGCGGCTAGAGGGAGATTTGAATCCTTAACTTACCCTAGGCCAGGTGATGTAGGTGAACTCCTTCCCAGTGACACTCTTAACTCAGCCTAGGAGAGCCAAAGGTGTTCCCAGACCAGGCAATTTACAATCAAACATGTCAGATTAGTTAGTTATTTGAATTATTTAGGTCAACTGGATATAAACAAGATAATTCAGTCTTTTAGTAGCAGGCTTCCGAGAATATGGACTTTTCCGCCCTCTGGCGGACAAAAGCAGTTACAGCTTCCACGAGACTAACCcctcaaaataaaacaaaccacTTTTAAGTTTTTTAATTGGTGCCAACAGCACAATTAGTGTAGATAACGAGAAAGTCAGAGCGTGTGCACATATACAAACTACGTAACTCTTAAAACTTAATACATCTATGAGTTAAACAGGATTAAATCAACAAGCTAAAGCAgggagcatcagcagctagctacaGCACTTAACTCATCAGATATCGCGCCCTCCGGTGGCAGCAAGGCGAAATGATTGTAGACTTGAAGAGATTTatctaacttttttttaaatcaaattttaACCCAATAAAGCAAATTAGCTCAACCAACAGGAATTTGTTTTTATCAGTTTTCCAAGCGACTCGATCATTTTCCTTTACTTAACCTGAAAACAGAAGATTATTTTCATCGGATTGTAATGTTTGGGATGGTTTTGTTTGGGAAAATGATCCTATGTGCGTTTCTGCTTCCAGGCTGACCACTGATGTGCGTTTCGCCCCTTTTTCCTGCCCAGAGAGGGTCCCGTGGATCCAGGGCAGCCAGGACAAGGACCTGTCTCTGATGCTGCACGAGAGCCTGCAGCCGGCCGTGTGCCTCCAGAGATACCCGCGCTCTCAGATCGACGTCAGCGTGATGGTTCTGGAGAACAGCGGCTCAGCCCTGGCCCACGCCGTCACCTGTGCCTCCCTCGCGCTCGCGGATGCGGGGATTGAGATGTACGACTTGGTGCTCGGATGTTCCCTCCAGCAGGTTGGGAGCTCCTACGTGGTCGACCCGTCCTACCTGGAGGAGAACGGCTGGAGGTGTAACAGCAGCGAGAGCCGGGGCGGGCTCACAGTGGCCTTCCTGCCCAGTCTGAACCAGATTTCTGGGCTGCAGTCCGACGGTGAGATGTCTGAGGAGACCCTGACTGCGGGGGTTCGGACCTGCATCGAAGGATGCTACAAACTTTACCCGGTTATCCAAAAGGTCTTGACCAAAGCGGTCCGCCGGGCGGCGCCCCCGTCTACCTGAGAGACGCTCCAACAGCTCAGCGTTTGACGAGTTTAATATGTAATAAAATAGCTAACTTTGTGTTGGTCTTTAATCTGGTTGACACACAAAAAAATTCTGATTCatgaaaaggtaaaaaaaataattagttTGAAATTCCCTCTTCCTGTCGAGAGCCTCTCACCACCAGAGGGCGCTGTGCACCTGAACACCACCACCAGAGGGCGCTGTGCACCAACAATCTGTTCTACTTCAAATGTCCTCCAATTATTTCTTCTAATACAAGCCAGTTAGAAACTAAACCTAAACGAAGTCTTAAAGTTAAACTAACATATCCGGTGTTTATTTACCTTTTCCACCGGAATATTTCTAGTTTTTGCTTCTGTGATCCTTTTCTGGAACCCTTTAGTCTTTAATCAACCTAAAAAACCAGCTTGACTACAGATCTGTGGGACGTTCTGGACAAACGTGTCCCACTCACCTGGAACAGGAGCTCAAGAAGAGCTGGGTCAGAACCACAGAAAACACAAAAGGAGGTAAAGTTCTTTATTTTTCTGTTGGGAATTTGACAAGAGAATGACATTCCAACATCTGAGACAGGAAATAAAGTCCAGCATATTGTTAAAAACACAACTAAAATCTTTTTAGCCTCACTGGGATCTGGAGTGAGGCGACCGCACCGTCCTCTCGGTCCTCAGCAGCTGACAGATAAAACAATCGTGACAGATTAGATCAGTCTCTTCTTTGCTCCACGGCTGTCGATCACTGTTCCTTCAGCCAAAAGCACAGCAGCTGTGGCATGGGAGGGGGGGCATCAGGGGAGGCAATGCGGGATTGGATGCTCAGCTTAAACTGTGTGAGACGTGATTGAGGGAAGGTGTCACGTTTCAGAGCCACAACatcaaataaattaataaataacttAACACCAACGGAGTCGGAGCTCCTAAAAGCTGAAATTGTGTAAAACCACTGCAAACtacatcaatgtgtgtgtgtgtgcgtgcctatcTGTAGGCCCGGCTGTGCCGCGGGTACGGCAACATGATTACGTCCACGCTACCTTCGCTGTCTGAGCTGCTGTCAGAGTCGCTGCTGCCGGAGTAGGCGGACAGTCCCGGTAAAACGCCGACACACACGGCCGCAGACGGGAGGTGCAACACGCCCTGGGCGGAGCTGAGGGGAACCGATGGGGTCTTCGCCGCCAGGCCAGGAACAGCTCGGTGGTCCTCAGGAGCCCCCACCTCTCCTGCTCCACCCTCCTGCTCTGAACAACAGAACATCCCGTTAAACGTGCCAACCAAGGGAGTGGGAAGACTGTTGGATTTCTGTAAAATTCTATTAGAACAGGTATGAACCATCCATAAAGTGACCCACTTATTATTTTTAGATCTCCTTTTATAGAAGGAGTTAGGTGTTAAATGGTGCTGAGGAGAGAAGATTCAGCTCCTCCCATCTGAACTCGATTAGCTCACCAATCGTTTAACAAATGTGTTTCCAAAGGCTGAATTTGTTGGCTCTACGTCTTTTCTTAACATTTCTAGTCACTTAAACATAAGCTGGACAGCTTTACTGGTTTCTTTTACTGCCTGGTTTCCTGTGAAGGCAGCGGTTCTGACAACAGAACACCGCGGCCCACCTGCGTGTCTGTCTCCATTTCCTGTTGAGGACGAGGATTTTTCCACCTTCTGCTTCTTGCTGCTCTCTGATGACCGAGAGGAACTGGTGATGAAACAAATCAAAACTTTAGATTTCCACACAAAATAAACACTTACCCCCCCCCGCTGATAAAAAGACTCTGTAGGAAAcagatcagtgatttttttatcttCATTTTTGGGCATCAGGCTACAGGAGCAGTCGTCTGAGATCTGAAGTGATGAACTGAGACTTGTTAATTATACGAGATCAGGTCTGGATTAACTCTGTTATTGTGAAACCAATTCATGCTTGCTGCTTTTCCTTTGTCTaaaattatgtgtgtgtgtattactgATAAAGACTTGTGCTTCTCACCCTGAGGTCGTAAATATTCGGAGCCGTTTCGGTCTCACAGTTCTGCGGTAACCTTTTGAcctccagagaagtggaggagGCAAGGAGGCTTTTCCTGGAGAAAGTCCAGGTGCACCAGCTAATAGTTATAAAAACAGATCATGCACTCTTAAAATCGATAAGCCCACTAACTAGCATGAAGGAGAAGATTTACTGTTCCTCCCCAAGGccgagagaagaagaagaggaggagtagAAGGAGGGGCAACGTTGGGCTAAGGTCACCAGAGGCCAAGGAGAGACGAGAGGGGCAGACTGGACAGCCAGCAAAGCCTGCTGAAGAAGATGATGTAATCGCAAGGAGAAGAGGAAACACGTGACCAGACGTTGAGCTCCAGAAGCAGGATGGGGGTGTTGCCATGGAGATGCAACCCCTGAAGAATGCAGAGGGGAGGAGGGACAGAGTGAATATAAGGAAGATACTGGGTCTGTTCGGGATGAGCTTGATGGGATGAGTGAgagtcacccccaaattccactacctccgctccgctccgacacgaacgccggagcaaaatcggtcccgttgtagtcaatcagagcaattccactactgcggctgtgctccggcagtgcgccgccctctgttccggcgtccggcaaaaatagaatcgatcctattttcgccggacgccggagcacctccgcagtaaatggacagaaatcacaacggcccaacaggaaaaggagcaagcacaatttccgtttttcacaataaatcgataaacaaaaggcgttttttgtttcatatgcacaggtttaacaacttttaacaactatcaatggcggctgaagtttaaatgcacaaaagtaagccataaatacagtttctactctcaaaggagtcacactttgttgatgccaacactgctgatctctcaacacaaatgatgggcagattaaacagttcatttcgatgcttctcccacacaacgggtgtttggatctaacttccgcgtttattgctcggactgtatcgcaagatctcgaaaatcccgcgcttgcttgtttgcccccctcaggtctccgcaccggagcggagccgttgtagagcgggtaccagtaaagggtaccagtaaaaattgagttcggaagcgagcggctgcggaaggcgggggcggaccggagcggaggtagtggaatttgggggtcagtcAGTCATGGACTGAGGTTTTTCGAGAGGAGCTCGCGGAGTGGAATTTGGGGAAGAGAGTTTTTGATTTTGTCTGTGTGACCCGCTGCAACGGGATTTTCATCTTTTTATCTGTTTGTGGAATAAAATTTGTTTCTCACTGCGAGGAACTTAAAAAGAATCCACGTTCTGGGGGTCTCCTCTGTCGGTAATCTAGGAGAAAGGTGAGGCGCTGGTTACCGGCATCCCATTCCAAAGGTTGAATGCTATTTAGCTTGTTAAAACCATCCTTTTGCTACAGTTAACCAGTTGTTTCCTCAGCATAAAGGAACAGCTGATTAGAGTTTTGACCTGAGCTGAAGGAATGTAAAGTGTGTATGCTGGTGTAATCAAAGTCTTCCTTGTGTCTATTTAAAGATATATTGGTCAGAATTAGAAGCCCTGGGTAATTTGGTGACTGCTAATCATCTCTCTACATAGGAAAGGGTGTTTATTGGCAATTAATGTCAAGCCCACTACACTGATTGCAGGCCAAACCTGAGAttttaaaaacatctaattaaGAGTGGTGCTAATCCGGCTAATTGTCTCGCAACATAAAGGTAGCAGGTCATGGT is drawn from Nothobranchius furzeri strain GRZ-AD chromosome 4, NfurGRZ-RIMD1, whole genome shotgun sequence and contains these coding sequences:
- the exosc6 gene encoding exosome complex component MTR3 encodes the protein MPTDTKRVRGPDVSQSPVLLGYKPAAVLASRGPREDGRQRDQVDVRPVFVRCGLVSQAKGSAYIEAGNTKLISCVYGPRETDRKDETDMKSGRLTTDVRFAPFSCPERVPWIQGSQDKDLSLMLHESLQPAVCLQRYPRSQIDVSVMVLENSGSALAHAVTCASLALADAGIEMYDLVLGCSLQQVGSSYVVDPSYLEENGWRCNSSESRGGLTVAFLPSLNQISGLQSDGEMSEETLTAGVRTCIEGCYKLYPVIQKVLTKAVRRAAPPST